In the genome of Labeo rohita strain BAU-BD-2019 chromosome 24, IGBB_LRoh.1.0, whole genome shotgun sequence, one region contains:
- the pex2 gene encoding peroxisome biogenesis factor 2, whose protein sequence is MAGAGGDKPFAKAGPSPLSRVLRISQLDAFELDGALEQLVWSQFTQCFQHFKPGLLTPVEPELKALLQLLLWRFTVYSNSATVGQSLLNIRYKNAQIPGQKYRPMSRPQKFWFALLTVGEKWLRERSHSLFLNHPAESNARKARKVLGVLTGLAKVASLVNFLLFLQRGTYPTLTERLLGVQPVFSRPQGPRDINFQFLNRELLWHGFAEFLIFLLPLVNVWKLKTSVTALFSPLKELRGTEGSEETHCTECAVCGEWPTMPHSAGCKHVFCYYCLKSHTIADICFTCPKCGAETGTIEPVRLHVGVETVPQTPAWDTAGELETKLNT, encoded by the exons ATGG CTGGAGCTGGAGGTGACAAGCCTTTCGCCAAGGCCGGCCCAAGCCCTTTATCTCGGGTTTTGAGAATCAGTCAGCTGGATGCTTTTGAACTGGATGGTGCACTGGAACAGCTTGTTTGGTCACAGTTCACCCAATGTTTCCAGCATTTCAAGCCTGGACTCTTAACCCCTGTGGAACCAGAACTCAAGGCCCTTCTGCAGCTCCTCCTTTGGAGGTTCACCGTCTACTCTAACAGTGCCACCGTGGGCCAATCTCTGCTCAATATCCGGTACAAGAACGCTCAGATCCCGGGGCAGAAGTACCGGCCCATGAGCCGGCCACAGAAGTTCTGGTTCGCTCTGCTGACAGTCGGCGAAAAGTGGCTGAGAGAACGCTCCCATAGCTTGTTCCTCAACCACCCTGCAGAATCCAACGCACGCAAGGCCCGCAAGGTACTCGGCGTCTTGACGGGCCTTGCCAAAGTGGCCAGCCTGGTCAACTTCCTACTGTTCCTCCAAAGAGGAACCTATCCGACACTTACTGAAAGGTTGCTGGGAGTGCAACCCGTCTTCAGTCGACCCCAGGGACCACGAGACATCAACTTTCAGTTCTTGAACCGGGAGCTATTGTGGCACGGCTTTGCCGAGTTCCTCATCTTCCTGCTGCCGCTTGTAAACGTATGGAAGCTGAAGACCAGCGTCACCGCTCTGTTTTCCCCACTGAAGGAACTAAGAGGAACGGAAGGTTCAGAGGAGACCCACTGCACTGAGTGCGCCGTCTGCGGGGAGTGGCCCACGATGCCCCATTCGGCCGGCTGCAAGCACGTGTTCTGCTACTACTGCCTCAAAAGCCACACAATCGCTGACATCTGCTTTACCTGTCCCAAATGTGGCGCAGAGACTGGAACGATTGAGCCAGTCAGGCTTCATGTAGGAGTTGAGACTGTGCCTCAAACCCCGGCTTGGGATACAGCAGGAGAACTTGAGACCAAGTTGAACACTTGA